From a region of the Georgenia yuyongxinii genome:
- a CDS encoding ABC transporter permease: MLRVALREVRSHLVRFLLSVLAVTLGIAFVTGTFSLRAMLADTFGSIIASTTQGDLYLRGAPETGGPQESDGGEPSGAGAAPGGTLTEPRDPVPATLASEVAGLDGVAQAVPDLLGTVVLIGADGQAVVNGQAPSLGSVLRENDPSGTLLAGHAPRDAGEIALETTTLQASGLRLGDTTRVVVGNGRLTDVTVVGEVTYGNPMVGTTLVLVDPATGEAAFAPQGLVPQVAIFADAGADLPALEERVAAAVPDDVEVVTGAQLRDEATEAINQLLGFLGTFLLVFALISLFVGAFIIANTFAMAVRQRQREFALLRAVGASPGQVLTTVLGQAAVVGAVGSAAGVAAGVGLVALLRVWLATMGMELTGDVAVTPAQAGAIVALGTGMAMVAALLPARRAAGTPPVEAMRDDVVVVERSLRLRAAVGAVVLAGGVAATVVSVQPETTRAGTWLGVGAGAVLLGALAVSPAIARAVLAVLAAPFVALARPMGRLARGNVTRNPRRTASTAGALMIGMALVGACAVLAESAQASTSAIVATESRADFWVQSATRAVPPQVATDIAALDVVARADTVTVGQATVTEADGTQEGFRAAGLPAGALGQTIEVAVDTGSLAGLAEGEIAVSRTAAIEHGWSVGDVFTLPTADGPREARVGAVIESQLLAAPLIMDSALFTAVVPDIETVVLAVLVDGADGVSQDELRTALNGVVEPYVVLTVQDSAELTSSLAEQVDQAMVILYALLGLSVVIAVLGIVNTLALAVIERTREIGLMRAVGLGRAQLGSTIVIESVLTAVFGTLLGVAIGVGLASALPSVFAEQGLTELAVPWDLLGVMVLVSGVVGVVAAVLPAWRATSLPVLQAVADE, encoded by the coding sequence ATGCTGCGCGTCGCGCTACGGGAGGTCCGCAGCCACCTCGTCCGGTTCCTGCTCAGCGTGCTGGCGGTCACGCTCGGCATCGCGTTCGTCACGGGCACCTTCTCCCTGCGCGCCATGCTCGCGGACACGTTCGGCTCGATCATCGCCTCGACCACTCAGGGCGACCTCTATCTGCGCGGCGCCCCGGAGACCGGGGGTCCTCAGGAGTCCGACGGCGGTGAACCGTCCGGCGCGGGCGCCGCACCGGGCGGCACTCTCACCGAGCCCCGTGATCCCGTCCCCGCCACCCTGGCGTCCGAGGTCGCCGGGCTCGACGGCGTCGCCCAGGCGGTGCCGGACCTCCTGGGCACCGTCGTCCTGATCGGCGCCGACGGGCAGGCCGTCGTCAACGGTCAGGCCCCCTCGCTGGGCAGCGTGCTCCGCGAGAACGACCCCTCCGGCACCCTGCTGGCCGGCCACGCACCGCGGGACGCCGGCGAGATCGCGCTCGAGACCACCACGCTCCAGGCCTCCGGTCTGCGCCTCGGGGACACCACCCGCGTCGTCGTGGGCAACGGCCGGCTCACCGACGTGACGGTGGTCGGTGAGGTTACCTACGGCAACCCGATGGTCGGGACCACCCTCGTCCTCGTCGACCCGGCCACCGGGGAGGCGGCGTTCGCCCCGCAGGGCCTCGTGCCCCAGGTCGCGATCTTCGCCGACGCCGGCGCCGATCTCCCCGCGCTCGAGGAGCGGGTCGCCGCCGCGGTCCCCGACGACGTCGAGGTGGTCACCGGCGCGCAGCTGCGGGACGAGGCTACCGAGGCCATCAACCAGCTGCTGGGATTCCTTGGCACCTTCCTCCTCGTCTTCGCCCTCATCTCGCTGTTTGTCGGGGCCTTCATCATCGCCAACACCTTCGCGATGGCGGTGCGCCAGCGGCAGCGGGAGTTCGCGCTCCTGCGGGCCGTTGGCGCCTCCCCCGGCCAGGTGCTCACCACCGTGCTGGGCCAGGCCGCCGTGGTGGGCGCGGTCGGCTCGGCGGCCGGGGTCGCCGCCGGTGTCGGTCTCGTGGCTCTCCTGCGCGTGTGGCTCGCCACGATGGGGATGGAGCTGACCGGCGACGTCGCCGTCACCCCCGCGCAGGCGGGAGCGATCGTGGCGCTCGGCACGGGCATGGCCATGGTGGCTGCGCTGCTGCCGGCCCGCCGCGCGGCGGGCACCCCGCCGGTCGAGGCAATGCGCGACGACGTCGTCGTGGTCGAGCGCTCGCTGCGCCTGCGCGCCGCGGTCGGTGCCGTGGTCCTGGCCGGCGGCGTGGCGGCCACCGTGGTCTCGGTCCAGCCGGAGACCACCCGGGCCGGCACCTGGCTCGGCGTCGGCGCGGGCGCCGTGCTGCTCGGCGCGCTGGCCGTCTCCCCCGCGATCGCACGGGCGGTGCTGGCGGTGCTCGCCGCCCCGTTCGTCGCCCTGGCCCGGCCGATGGGCCGGCTGGCCCGCGGGAACGTCACGCGCAACCCGCGCCGGACCGCCAGCACCGCCGGGGCGCTGATGATCGGCATGGCGCTGGTGGGCGCGTGCGCGGTGCTCGCCGAGTCGGCGCAGGCCTCGACCAGCGCGATCGTCGCGACCGAGTCCCGCGCAGACTTCTGGGTGCAGTCCGCCACCCGCGCCGTGCCGCCGCAGGTGGCGACGGACATCGCCGCGCTCGACGTCGTGGCCCGCGCGGACACGGTGACGGTGGGCCAGGCCACCGTCACCGAGGCCGACGGCACGCAGGAGGGATTCCGGGCGGCCGGGCTGCCGGCTGGCGCCCTGGGGCAGACCATCGAGGTCGCCGTCGACACCGGCTCACTTGCCGGCCTGGCCGAGGGTGAGATCGCCGTGTCGCGCACCGCCGCCATCGAGCACGGCTGGTCCGTCGGCGACGTCTTCACCCTGCCCACCGCCGACGGCCCGCGCGAGGCCCGGGTGGGCGCCGTCATCGAGTCTCAGCTCCTCGCTGCCCCGCTGATCATGGACTCCGCCCTCTTCACGGCAGTGGTCCCGGACATCGAGACCGTGGTGCTTGCGGTGCTGGTCGACGGGGCGGACGGGGTGAGCCAGGACGAGCTACGGACGGCGCTCAACGGCGTCGTCGAGCCGTACGTGGTGCTGACGGTGCAGGACTCAGCGGAGCTGACCAGCTCGCTGGCTGAGCAGGTGGACCAGGCGATGGTGATCCTCTACGCGCTGCTGGGGCTGAGCGTGGTGATCGCGGTGCTGGGGATCGTCAACACCCTCGCCCTCGCCGTCATCGAGCGCACGCGTGAGATCGGGCTGATGCGCGCCGTCGGGCTCGGGCGTGCGCAGCTCGGCTCGACGATCGTCATCGAGTCGGTGCTCACCGCCGTCTTCGGGACGCTGCTCGGGGTGGCGATCGGGGTGGGGCTGGCCTCGGCCCTGCCCAGCGTGTTCGCCGAGCAGGGCCTGACCGAGCTCGCCGTGCCGTGGGACCTGCTCGGGGTGATGGTGCTGGTCTCGGGGGTCGTGGGCGTGGTCGCGGCGGTGCTGCCCGCGTGGCGGGCGACGTCGTTGCCGGTGCTGCAGGCGGTCGCGGACGAGTAG